The Haloterrigena salifodinae genome window below encodes:
- a CDS encoding serine hydroxymethyltransferase encodes MAFEQPLDRIAPSVSESVSLERERQESTLGMIASENHVSKAVLEAQGSVLTNKYAEGYPGSRYYGGCQHVDTVEELAIEHAKALFEMDHANVQPHSGTQANMGVYFAVLEPGDTILSLSLSHGGHLSHGHNVNFSGQLYDVEQYEVDPETGYIDYDEVARQAREIEPDMIVSGSSAYPREFEYDRIGEIADAVDAYHLADIAHVTGLIAAGVHSSPAEHADFVTGSTHKTIRAGRGGLIMCDEEHADDVDSAVFPGAQGGPLMHNVAGKAVGFAEARTDEFEAYAERIVAGAKRLGEVFDERGLSLVSGGTDKHLLLVDLRDSHPDLTGTEAEEALSDVGIIVNKNTVPGETRSPMVTSGIRVGTPALATRGLGEAEMETVADLIVDVLDAPDDDAVADRVSSRVDDLCEEFPIYE; translated from the coding sequence ATGGCCTTCGAACAGCCACTCGACCGGATAGCGCCGAGCGTGTCCGAGTCCGTCTCGCTCGAACGCGAGCGGCAGGAATCGACCCTCGGGATGATCGCTTCGGAGAACCACGTCTCGAAAGCCGTCCTCGAGGCGCAGGGGAGCGTGTTGACGAACAAGTACGCGGAAGGATATCCCGGTAGCCGGTACTACGGCGGGTGCCAGCACGTCGATACGGTGGAGGAACTCGCCATCGAGCACGCGAAAGCACTCTTCGAGATGGACCACGCTAACGTCCAGCCGCACAGCGGGACGCAGGCGAACATGGGCGTCTACTTCGCGGTCCTCGAGCCGGGAGACACGATCCTCTCGCTGTCGCTGTCACACGGCGGCCACCTCTCGCACGGTCACAACGTGAACTTCTCGGGTCAGCTCTACGACGTCGAGCAGTACGAGGTCGACCCCGAGACGGGGTACATCGACTACGACGAGGTCGCACGACAGGCCCGCGAGATCGAGCCGGACATGATCGTCAGCGGCTCCTCGGCCTATCCGCGCGAGTTCGAGTACGACCGTATCGGCGAGATCGCGGACGCGGTCGACGCTTACCATCTCGCGGACATCGCCCACGTGACCGGCCTCATCGCGGCCGGCGTTCACTCGTCGCCGGCCGAGCACGCGGACTTCGTTACCGGGAGTACCCACAAGACGATTCGCGCCGGCCGCGGCGGACTCATCATGTGCGACGAGGAGCACGCCGACGACGTCGACTCCGCCGTGTTCCCCGGCGCGCAGGGCGGTCCGCTGATGCACAACGTCGCCGGCAAGGCGGTCGGCTTCGCAGAGGCCCGGACCGACGAGTTCGAAGCGTACGCCGAACGGATCGTCGCCGGCGCGAAGCGCCTCGGCGAGGTGTTCGACGAACGGGGGCTCTCGCTGGTCAGCGGCGGGACCGACAAACACCTCCTGCTCGTCGATCTGCGCGACTCCCACCCCGATCTGACGGGGACGGAAGCCGAGGAAGCGCTGAGCGACGTCGGCATCATCGTCAACAAGAACACCGTCCCCGGCGAGACGCGGTCGCCCATGGTGACCAGCGGGATCCGCGTCGGTACCCCCGCGCTCGCGACCCGCGGCCTCGGGGAAGCCGAGATGGAGACCGTCGCCGACCTCATCGTCGACGTGCTCGACGCGCCGGACGACGACGCGGTCGCCGATCGCGTTTCGTCGCGGGTCGACGACCTCTGCGAGGAATTCCCGATCTACGAGTGA